The sequence GCCGTGCCTGTAGAGGAAAAAAATGCATAGCGGCGAGGCGTTTCTTCTTCTCGCTTTCTGTCTCGGGGCGTACTTTGCCCCTTTTATCTCAAAACGTCTGATGATACCTGTCGCCGTGGGAGAAATCCTTCTGGGGATAGGTCTCGGCTGGTTCTTTGCCGATGTGCACTACAGCAAGGAGATAATAGGCTTTCTCGCCGAACTCGGATTCCTTGTGCTTATGTATCTCGCCGGAATGGAAATAGATTTTGAAAATATCCGCACACTTCCCAAGAAGGATCTCGCCAGTTACGGGGCGGTTGCCCTGCTGATTGTGGTTTTTTCCCTGATTACCGCAACTCTCATGGGGGATGAGCCAATAATGGCGGTGGCGTATATGACAGTCGCCATAGGTCTGCTTTTCCCCGTGTTGCAGGACACAGGACTGATCAACACCAAAGAGGGGCAAGCGCTCCTTGTCATAGGGGGAATAGGCGAGGTTTTCAGCCTTCTGGGGCTCACATTAGCCGTTCTTTACTACAGATACGGCGTAACCCCTGAGGCGGGAATACATGTGCTGAAAATCGGAGCGTTTATTTTCTTTGTATACGCTGTGACCAAGTTTCTGCGGCTTATGATATGGTGGTTCCCAAAAATCGCCGTCATATTTACCACAACCGGCAACCTTTCGGAGATGGGCATAAGGGCAAACTTTGTTAACATGTTTGTGTTTGTCGCCGCGGCGGCATTTATGAATATAGAGCCCATTGTGGGCGCCTTTATCGGCGGGATGCTGTTTTCCATGCTGTTCTTTGCCAAAGAGGATATTGTGGATATTTTCAGCGGAGTGGGAAACGGGTTTCTCATTCCCGTGTTCTTCATCCATGTCGGGCTGGGGTTTGATCTGGGCAATCTGAAAAACTTCGCCGTGGTTTCCCATGGCTTGGCAATCGCCGCTATACTTCTCAGCATCCGGGTCGTTTCGGTTATCCCTATGTTTTTCTCCGCTCTGCCGAGAAAGATTATTATAGTCACTCCGTTCGCTCTGTCATTCCCTCTCACTCTGATGGTTACCGTTGCCACTCTGGGCAGGCAGTATGAGATGATGAATGCGGAAACCTCCGCCTCGCTGATCATCTGCGCTGTGGTTACGGCGGTGGTTTACCCTGTTTTCAGCAAGGCGATAGTCAGGGCACTTTACAGCAAGGAAAACTTTGCGGATTAATGAAATAAGGGGCTTCTGCAAGCCCCTCCGATTGTTGACAAAGTCATTTAAAAAGTAAAAAAGTATATATTATATAAATCCTCCCCCACCCCTCCTTTTTAAAAGGAGGGATTTCTGCTTTAGCGGTAATAACTTCCCCCTTTATTAAAGGGGGATTGAGGGGGATTTTATAGATATGAATAAGCCGATTTACGGGATCACGTAGTCCGGATCATCAGACATCTTTCTGGCTTCTATATAAAGGTCATACTTTGCGGCGGAACCTGATTTTTCCATTCCTTCAATTTCGATTATGAGATAATAGCTCCCGCTGACGGCAAGGTCATAAACCTCATCGGGTACAGGGGAAATTTTGCTTCCGTCAATCTGAAGCTTACCGGAGGAATCCGTTAGCAGGGTGAAATTTTCGGATGCCGAACCGTTTCTGCCGTCAAGAATATATGACACGGCATATTCCATGGTTTTCGTGGTTGTCTGGGTTTCTATCTCCATTTCACCGAGAAAACTGGTGGTATTGTCGGAATCTATAGTTCCGTTGTCATAGGTTTCGACATATTCGGTTATTTCGTATTTGCCCCTGAGGGTTTTGGTCTGTGCCAGTTTGATGGCGGTAAGAGTGTTCCCGCCGGATGTTTCGTTGTCATCATCTTCGTCTGTTCCCCAGCAAGCGCTGAGTGCGAATACAAGAAGAATAACGAGAGCAAGCCGCTGAATTGTTTTCATACATTTTCCTCCGTGAAATAAAAGTAACTTAGCACAAATGATTATGCGTGTCATCAGAGATAATTGTCAACAAGCCGCACAAAATCCCTCTGTTATTTGTTTTTGAGTATGTCCCGTATCTCGGCGAGAAGCTGCTCTTCCTTGGAAGGCGCAGGCGGTGCGGCGGGGGCTTCCTCTTCCTTCTTTTTCAGGCTGTTCATCCCTTTGATAAGCATGAACACGGCGAAAGCCATTATTATGAAGTCAAGTACGGTCTGAATAAATTTGCCGTAATTAAGCGTAACTGCCGCTACATCGCCGGAGGCAGCCTTAAGAGTGACGGCAAGATCGCTGAAATTAACATTGCCCAGCAGCAGACCGAGGGGCGGCATGAGCACATCCGCAACAAGGCTCGAAACTATTTTGCCGAACGCTCCGCCGATTATGATACCAATCGCCATGTCCGCAACGTTTCCGCGCATGGCAAATTTTTTGAACTCCTGAATTACAGCCATAAATATCTCCTTACAATGACAAATATCTTCTATTATATCACAGAAACGGAACATGGGTGTACGGGCGTATAAAAGATGTTTATGGGGGATTAAAGTTTTTATTCTGGGAATAAGCTGAGATTGTGGAGGAGTCTGACTTTAGATAAAAAAATGGTGCCTGTCAGCGATCTGTCACAATTGTTTAGATTTTAACAGTCTAATTTGATATAAAGTGAATTAATATGTTTCGTATGGGGAGATTACCTGGATGAAAAATAAAGCGAAATCAATAGAGCCTAAGATTGCTGATTTAGCTAACGGCTGGCTTAAATCATACAAGCTCGATTATAAATTGGAACAAGAACCTTTAAATACTGAGATTGATAAAGCACTTTCTGATTACTTCACCAAAAATGGCGGGGCGGGAGCAAATCGTCCTGATGTAAAACTATTATTGCAAGACAATAGTTTAAACTTTTTCCCTGTTCTTATCGAATACAAAGGCTACAAAGACGCACTTGTAAAGCTAGATAGTAATGGTCAGATCGAGAATAGAACGGGCAAAAACGAACCAAATTTTAAAATATCAATTCGTATGCCGTAAACGGAGCTGTGCATTATGCGAATGCCTTGCTTCATCATACCAGTTACACCGATATAATCGCTATAGGAATAACGGGGTATAAGGATGAAAGCGAAACAATACAGCATGAAATAGGCGTGTATTATGTTTCTAAAACCAATCTTGGAACGGGGCAGAAAGTAGGCGAATATTCAGACTTTTCATTTTTGGCACCTAAAAATTTCAATGAATTTATTGAAAAAGTTAAAACTTTGCAGTTGCCACAAGAAGAAATCGATAAATTAAAAGAGCAGCGGGAAAAAGAGATTGATGCCAGCCTCGTAAAGCTTAACAATGATATTTATCAAAATGAAAAAGGTTTGGGAGAGAATGACCGTGTTTATCTTGTCGCTGCTTCAATTATCGCAACACTTGGCATACCCGGTAAAGTTGCACCACTAGAGAAATCCGATTTAAAATCTTCTACTGAAAAAGGTAATACAGATGGTGAAATAATAGTAAGGAAGATAAAAGCCTTTCTAAGTGAAAAAGAACTACCGGATGAAAAGAAAGAATTGATTGTAAGAACCTTACAAAATACCCTTACAACAGAAAATATAAATAAAGTTAGAAATGGCGAAAGTCAGTTAAAAAGGGTTTTTACAAAGATTGTAGATGATCTAGGGATATACTATAAAATTGGATTAACAACTGATTTTACAGGAAAGCTTTTTAATGAAATGTATGGGTGGCTTGGTTTTTCACAGGATAAACTCAACGATGTTGTTCTTACCCCTTCTTATGTAGCATCTCTTTTAGTAAAGCTGGCAAGAGTTAACAAAGATTCTTATATATGGGATTTTGCTACTGGTTCGGCGGGGCTATTGGTTGCTGCTATGAACGAGATGCTCAATGACGCCAGAGAGACGATTAAATCGCCGGATGAACTTGCTCAAAAAGAAATAAAAATAAAGGCAGAACAGTTGCTGGGCTTAGAATTACTTTCCAGTGTATATATGTTGGCAATTCTTAATATGATTTTGATGGGTGATGGAAGCTCTAATATTTTAAATAAGGATTCAATAAAGGACTTCGACGGAAATTACGGCTTTGGCAAAACAAAGAACAAATTCCCTGCGGATGCATTCATATTAAATCCTCCGTATTCTGCATCTGGAAATGGGATGAATTTTGTGGAAAAAGCTCTTGGAATGATGAACAAGGGCTATGCGGCAATTATCATACAGAGCTCGGCTGGCTCAGGAAAGGCCAAAGAGTACAACAAAAAAATACTGCAAAAACATACGTTGCTTGCCAGTATTAAAATGCCGATTGACCTTTTTATAGGTAAATCCAGTGTGCAAACCTATATATATGTTTTTAAGGTGAATGAGAAACATCATAAAGATGAGATGGTTAAGTTCATAGACTTTACTAATGACGGATATACCAGAACAAACCGTAAAAAGGCCAGCAATAATTTAAAAGATACTAACCAGGCAAAAGAACGATATGAGGAGTTAGTAAATCTGGTACGTTTTGGTAAAAGCAAACTGAATATTTTTACCGAAAAAGAATACCACGAAAACACCATAGACCCGGAACACGGTGCAGACTGGAACCAGTCTGCACCGATAGACACAAAGCCTACTTTGCAGGATTTCAAAAAAACTGTAAGTGATTACCTAGCGTGGGAAGTATCTAATATATTAAAATCACAAGATTTTAAGGATGAAAAACCGGGAAAGTAGATACCCTGCTTAACAAGGAACTGGAGAAAGTTAAGTGGGGTGAGTTTAGATTGGGTGATTTGTTTGAGATTAATTCTTATAAGAAAAGATTTGATGCAAACAAAGTTGATGTATTAACAGAAGGACAATTTCCCTATATTGTTAGAATGGGAACGAATAATGGGCAAAAAGGCTATATTAATGAAGATGAAGCCTATTTGAACGAAGGTAATACCATTTCGTTTGGGCAAGATACTGCAACAATGTTTTATCAAGAGAAGCCTTATTTTACCGGAGATAAAATAAAAATAATAAAAGCAAGAGACAGCAGATTTAATAAAAAAAATGCACAGTTTTTTATATCAACAATGATGAAATCTTTTAGCTCTTTTTCTTGGGGTAGTTCGAGCTTTAATATAGAAATTATTAAAAATCAGAAAATGTCATTACCTGTATCAGAAAATGGAGAAATTGATTTTGAATTTATGGAAAACTTTATAGCGGAACTGGAAGCTGAACGTATAGCGGAACTGGAAGCATACTTATCTGCTACCGGTCTAAACGATTATACTTTAACACCTGAAGAGCTGCAGGCTTTGGATGATTTTGAAAGCTTAGATTGGCAATGTTTTAATATTGAAAAATTATTTGGAAAGTCTACTCGTGGGAAACGCTTGAAAAGTGCAGATAGGATTAGCGGAACTTTACCTTTTGTAACAGCAGGGGAAGCAAATGAGGGGGTTTCAGCATTTATAGGAAATGATGTCACTGTTTTTTCAAAAAATACAATAACAATTGATATGTTTGGTTCTGCGAAATATAGAAATTATAAATATGGAGGCGATGATCATATTGCAGTTGTGCATACTGAGACCTTGCCAAAATATGCATCTATTTTTGTAACAACTGCAATTCACAAATCATCCTACACAGGCGAGTTTCATTACGGAAGAAATTTTTATGCAAAAGATGCTGATGTGTTGAATATTTATCTTCCAACTCTAAACAATCAGCCGGATTATGCAATAATGGAAACCTTTATTTCTGCCATTCATAAGCTGGTTATAAAGGATGTTGTTTTGTATGCAGACAGGAAAATAGAGGCTACGAAAACAGCCGTAAATAAACAAACATAGAATTATTTACGGCTTATTTTTTTCAGATATGGAATTTCTTAGTATCATTGTAAAATATCATTACAGAAAACACAGTATTAAAGGGGTTTGTAAAGGTTTTAGGAAGTTATTGGAACATGCTGGAAATAAAAATGGTGCCCAGGGACGGAATCGAACCATCGACACGTGGATTTTCAGTCCACTGCTCTACCGACTGAGCTACCTGGGCATCTGCGGGAACGCTAAATTACTAAAGTGAGTATTCTTTGTCAACAAAAAAATAACGAAAATCTGATTAAGCCGAAAATAACCTCCCGAGCCTCCGTGCGGGGCAATATATGTTTGATCTGCCTTGCTGTTTTGAGCTATAAATGCTTATCGGAATTAAGGGGGGTTGTTTTTATGCCTTGTAAGCCTGTCAATGCACCTGAGAGTGTTGTTAAAAACGCAGACAAGCTTTTTAAGCCTGCTTCGTATGATATAAGAGCCTATGTGGGCGAGCCGGGGAACTTCTTCGGAGAGAAGGCGGTTTTCACGCCGGACGCTGCCGTAATTGCAGGCGTGCTCATGGGCGGGCTGACCTTCACCCTCCGCAGCGGCGCAAAAATCGCTCTTAAAGACGGCGATACATGCGTAATCGGCTATGACAACGGTCCCACGTCAAAAACTCTGGCGGCGTCCTTCGCCGAAGGTCTGGCGGAAACAGGGGTAAATGTCTATATCATAGGCGTTTCCGGCTCCGGTCAGGTTTATCAGAACCAGAACCAGCTCGGCGCGCAGGCGCATGTGCAGATAACACGCTCTCACGTTGAGGTAACCACGAACGGGGCGAAATTCGGCATCGGCATGCAGGGAATACATACCTATCTCCTGAAACAGATGAACGAAGCGCTGAAAACAAACGCTCCCGTGCGGTTCGGCTGCGCAAAGGGTAAAATCAGCGATAAAACAGATGAAGGATACTCCGTTTACTTTGATAAAATGGTGAAAACATACAAGGCATATTTTGCCGGCAAGAACACATCAAAAATTGCCGTGAACCTCTTCGGCGGAACAGGCTGCAAATACGGAGAGCTTTTCCGTGCCGTTCTGGGTGATGATGTCCTGCTCCTCGGCGGAGATCTGGACGTTAACTCCGGAGCAGCGCTCGCCGACCCCACCAGAAAAGAGATGATAGAAAGGGTGGCGGGCTTCACTGAGGCTCTGGAAAACGGCTACCGCATACATTCCTTCGATCTGGATGCGGACAGAGGCTCGGTAACCTCCGGCGCCGATGCCCTGAAAACAGGAGTCAGCGGACATTATCTCGGCGATGCTCTGGCTTATATACTCGCCGACTACAAGCTGAAAAAATGTGTGCCCGAACTGCTTAAAAAACTCTCCCTGAAAGGCGTGTCTGCTGAGAATACTGCCAAAATCAAAGATATTGCCGAAACTATACTCATCGACGCCCGCTACACCAGCGGCGTAAAAAGCTATGTGGAATCCCTCGGCGGGAAGACGCTTTTCCACACCAAGGGGCACTCGCTCTGGAAGGAAACCATAACGGCAAACATGGCGGAAATGGCGAGCCTCGCCGGATATGACGATATTCCGTCATTTGTCGCCTCCACTGGCTACCGTGATTATCAGATAGAGGCATCGCTCCATTTCTTCACAACAGATGTTGAGGACGGAATGCCCCGTGATGATGCTGTGGAAAATATATTTGTTCTGGAACAGATATTTGCCGAATCAGGAATAAGAGACCTGAATGCGTATTTCGCCTCCGTCCCCTCCCGCTTCATTACCAAAGAGATAAGGACGACCTCCGTGAGCAATGAGGCGAAGGAGCATATAACAAATGAGATAGTCAGGGTGATCCGCAATACCTTCGGCGGGCGCAGCGACTTTGAGACAGTGGAGTTTGACGGACAGATCCGCGCGGACTGGGCGGACGGCTTCATAATGTACGGTATGTCAAACACTTCGCCGAAGCTTACCTTCATGGCGGAAGGCACGACGGAGGAGATAAGGAACAACGCCCTGCGCTTCCTGCTCGCTCTCCATAATCATTTCAAGGTGAAGTACGGCGACAGCGAGCCTATGGATCTTGCGGAAAACGACTTTTTTGTGAAAGAGGCAGGCTATAATCTGCCGGAACCTGATAAGGTAACGATGAATGACCCCGAGGTCAGTGCTTTTCTGGCGGATTTCGGGATAATATAGAGTTATACAAAACACTGCTACACAGAAAAAACACTTAAGGAAAATATATGCTGGCGAAGAGAATTATCCCCTGTCTGGATGTGAAGGACGGCAGGGTTGTTAAGGGAACAAACTTTGTGAATCTGCGTGATGCGGGCGACCCCGTGGAAGTGGCGCAGATTTATGACGAACAGGGAGCTGATGAGCTCACTTTTCTTGATATAACAGCCAGCTCCGACAACAGAAGCATCATTCTTGATGTAGTCGCAAAAACTGCGGAGCGTGTGTTCATGCCCGTTACCGTGGGCGGCGGCGTACGCACGCTGGATGATATACGCAGTCTGCTGAACTCCGGTGCGGACAAGGTTTCCATCAACTCCGCAGCTGTCGCCAGACCTGAGTTTGTCAGTGAGGCTGCGCTCCGGTTCGGTTCCCAGTGCACTGTAGTTGCCATAGACGCCAAGATGAAGGCGGACGGCAGTGGTTGGGAGGTTTACACACACGGCGGGCGCAAGCCCACGGGCATTGATGTTGTGGAGTGGGCGGCACTCATGGAAAAATACGGCAGCGGGGAGATCCTTCTGACCAGCATGGATAAGGACGGCGTGAAGGACGGCTTTGACCTCAGGCTTACCCGAGCCGTGGCGGACGCGGTTTCCATACCCGTCATAGCCTCCGGCGGTGCGGGCAGCCCTCAGCATATGTATGAAGGAGTAACGGAAGGCGGCGCGGACGCTGTGCTTGCGGCAAGTATATTTCACTATAAGGAATACTCCATAGCAGAGGTGAAGCAGTACCTCGCCGACAGGGGCGTTCCGGTAAGGATGGTATAGATGAACACCGAAATTATAGGCAAACTGGTAGAAACAGTAAGAGAAAGGAAACGCAACCCGCAGGACGACTCCTACACCTGCAAGCTTCTGGAAGCGGGCGAGAACAAGCTTGTGAAGAAACTCGGCGAAGAGAACGCCGAATTTATAAGAGCATTTCTGAAAGAAAGCGATGATTCCGTGGCTGGCGAAGCTGCGGATATAATTTACCATATGGTGGTTGCTCTGGAATACAGAGGAGTGTCGTTTGAATCCGTTCTGGAGGTTCTTGAGAACCGTTTCGGAAAATCAGGGATAAGAAAGTGAGCTTCTGCGGTATTTTGACCTGACAATTAATTGACGTCTGGTTCAAAATTAATTATTGACAACCGCAAATCACGGGAGCATTATAGCCCCCATGAACAATGTAAAGGGATATTTTAACTACTTTTTTAGCGGCTTTTATTTTTACTTCTTCTTTGAAGGAGCTGCTTAGGGTGTAGTTAAAATACAGAAAATGTATAAATAACAAGGCCGCGGGCAGCAAAAAGCCCCTGCGGCCTTTTTTTATGTCCGCATAAGGGGTCTTTTCTCTCACCGCCGCCGGAAATTTTCGGAGGAAAATTATGATAGTTGTAATGAGAATGGACGCGGAAGAAAAACATCTGAACGACGTGGTGGCAAGAGCCGAAGAGCTCGGTTTCAGCCCTCACG is a genomic window of Geovibrio thiophilus containing:
- a CDS encoding restriction endonuclease subunit S: MEKVKWGEFRLGDLFEINSYKKRFDANKVDVLTEGQFPYIVRMGTNNGQKGYINEDEAYLNEGNTISFGQDTATMFYQEKPYFTGDKIKIIKARDSRFNKKNAQFFISTMMKSFSSFSWGSSSFNIEIIKNQKMSLPVSENGEIDFEFMENFIAELEAERIAELEAYLSATGLNDYTLTPEELQALDDFESLDWQCFNIEKLFGKSTRGKRLKSADRISGTLPFVTAGEANEGVSAFIGNDVTVFSKNTITIDMFGSAKYRNYKYGGDDHIAVVHTETLPKYASIFVTTAIHKSSYTGEFHYGRNFYAKDADVLNIYLPTLNNQPDYAIMETFISAIHKLVIKDVVLYADRKIEATKTAVNKQT
- the mscL gene encoding large-conductance mechanosensitive channel protein MscL, yielding MAVIQEFKKFAMRGNVADMAIGIIIGGAFGKIVSSLVADVLMPPLGLLLGNVNFSDLAVTLKAASGDVAAVTLNYGKFIQTVLDFIIMAFAVFMLIKGMNSLKKKEEEAPAAPPAPSKEEQLLAEIRDILKNK
- the hisF gene encoding imidazole glycerol phosphate synthase subunit HisF; its protein translation is MLAKRIIPCLDVKDGRVVKGTNFVNLRDAGDPVEVAQIYDEQGADELTFLDITASSDNRSIILDVVAKTAERVFMPVTVGGGVRTLDDIRSLLNSGADKVSINSAAVARPEFVSEAALRFGSQCTVVAIDAKMKADGSGWEVYTHGGRKPTGIDVVEWAALMEKYGSGEILLTSMDKDGVKDGFDLRLTRAVADAVSIPVIASGGAGSPQHMYEGVTEGGADAVLAASIFHYKEYSIAEVKQYLADRGVPVRMV
- a CDS encoding cation:proton antiporter: MHSGEAFLLLAFCLGAYFAPFISKRLMIPVAVGEILLGIGLGWFFADVHYSKEIIGFLAELGFLVLMYLAGMEIDFENIRTLPKKDLASYGAVALLIVVFSLITATLMGDEPIMAVAYMTVAIGLLFPVLQDTGLINTKEGQALLVIGGIGEVFSLLGLTLAVLYYRYGVTPEAGIHVLKIGAFIFFVYAVTKFLRLMIWWFPKIAVIFTTTGNLSEMGIRANFVNMFVFVAAAAFMNIEPIVGAFIGGMLFSMLFFAKEDIVDIFSGVGNGFLIPVFFIHVGLGFDLGNLKNFAVVSHGLAIAAILLSIRVVSVIPMFFSALPRKIIIVTPFALSFPLTLMVTVATLGRQYEMMNAETSASLIICAVVTAVVYPVFSKAIVRALYSKENFAD
- the hisE gene encoding phosphoribosyl-ATP diphosphatase codes for the protein MNTEIIGKLVETVRERKRNPQDDSYTCKLLEAGENKLVKKLGEENAEFIRAFLKESDDSVAGEAADIIYHMVVALEYRGVSFESVLEVLENRFGKSGIRK